One Actinomadura viridis genomic region harbors:
- a CDS encoding DUF2075 domain-containing protein has product MTVFRRTAEALLSPVERHFAAVLAEQLKMRDGIPVSASEKRSWERSLPVLAHDLVEAGLGQVEMLIEYQLPLTSKRADVVLAGVDRRTGGDAYVIVELKQWSRAEVWEDDPGRVLVHNMTGKPKLHPALQAKGYSDYLFDFVSVLADHRDAVHAVAYLHNAAKLDVVDLYDVVEDERTRLFTQTTRGAFVEYLKDRFAPDPGRGPADRLLSSAVRPSKQLLQYAAEEIRSREQFVLLAEQRLAYEMVWHAVDQARREDVKTVVVISGGPGSGKSVIALSLLGELSRQNYSVLHATGSKSFTQTMRRYVAKGSPKTKAMFKYFNNFMDADKNGLDVLICDEAHRIREVSANRFTPARLRTGRPQVEELIDAARVPVFLLDEHQVVRPGEMGTLGRIREHATARGLTVREVSLDEQFRCGGSRKYEEWVLSLLGLDGGVPEPWTGDDRFEVTMADSPYDLEALLRSRMKEDYSARMTAGFCWPWSDPRKDAEGGYALVADVVIGDWARPWNVKGDRAVGDAPPSELWATHEGGFDQVGCVYTAQGFEYDWNGVILGPDLVYRGGGLTTVRAASKDPALKPRGVTDEEADRLIRNTYKVLLTRGMAGTAIYSVDAETQAFLCALLR; this is encoded by the coding sequence TTGACGGTCTTCCGTCGTACCGCGGAGGCGTTGCTGTCGCCGGTCGAACGTCACTTCGCCGCGGTCCTCGCGGAACAGCTGAAGATGAGGGACGGCATCCCGGTCTCGGCCTCAGAAAAGCGATCATGGGAGCGGAGCCTGCCCGTGCTCGCCCACGACCTCGTCGAGGCCGGGCTCGGGCAGGTCGAGATGCTCATCGAGTACCAGCTGCCCCTGACCAGCAAGCGCGCGGACGTCGTCCTCGCCGGGGTCGACCGCCGCACCGGCGGCGACGCCTACGTGATCGTCGAGCTCAAGCAGTGGAGCCGCGCGGAGGTCTGGGAGGACGATCCCGGCCGGGTCCTCGTGCACAACATGACGGGGAAACCGAAGCTGCACCCGGCGCTGCAGGCGAAGGGGTACAGCGACTACCTCTTCGACTTCGTCAGCGTCCTGGCCGACCACCGCGACGCGGTGCACGCGGTGGCGTACCTGCACAACGCGGCCAAACTCGATGTCGTCGATCTCTACGACGTCGTCGAGGACGAACGTACGAGGCTGTTCACGCAGACGACCCGGGGAGCCTTCGTCGAGTACCTGAAGGACCGTTTCGCTCCGGACCCGGGCCGGGGCCCCGCCGACCGCCTACTGTCGAGCGCCGTGCGCCCCTCCAAGCAGTTGCTGCAGTATGCCGCCGAGGAGATCAGGAGCCGTGAGCAGTTCGTCCTGCTCGCCGAGCAGCGCCTGGCGTACGAGATGGTCTGGCACGCGGTGGACCAGGCGCGCCGCGAGGACGTCAAGACGGTCGTGGTGATCAGCGGCGGGCCGGGCAGCGGGAAGAGCGTCATCGCCCTGTCGCTCCTCGGAGAGCTCTCCCGCCAGAACTACTCCGTCCTGCACGCCACAGGGTCCAAGTCCTTCACCCAGACCATGCGCCGATACGTGGCCAAGGGGTCTCCCAAGACCAAGGCCATGTTCAAGTACTTCAACAACTTCATGGACGCGGACAAGAACGGGCTTGACGTGCTGATCTGCGACGAGGCTCACCGGATCCGCGAGGTGTCGGCGAACCGTTTCACCCCGGCCCGGCTTCGCACCGGACGGCCGCAGGTGGAGGAGCTGATCGACGCCGCGCGGGTACCGGTGTTCCTGCTGGACGAGCATCAGGTCGTGCGGCCCGGCGAGATGGGCACGCTCGGGCGGATCCGCGAGCACGCCACGGCCAGGGGGCTCACCGTCCGGGAGGTGTCACTGGACGAGCAGTTCAGATGCGGAGGCAGCCGCAAGTACGAGGAGTGGGTGCTGAGCCTGCTCGGACTCGACGGAGGCGTCCCCGAACCGTGGACGGGCGACGACCGCTTCGAGGTCACCATGGCCGACTCCCCGTACGATCTCGAGGCCCTGCTGCGGAGCCGGATGAAGGAGGACTACTCGGCGCGGATGACGGCCGGGTTCTGCTGGCCGTGGAGCGACCCGCGCAAGGACGCCGAGGGCGGGTACGCCCTGGTCGCGGACGTGGTGATCGGCGACTGGGCGCGCCCCTGGAACGTCAAGGGGGACCGTGCGGTCGGCGACGCCCCGCCCAGCGAGCTGTGGGCCACGCACGAGGGCGGCTTCGACCAGGTCGGCTGCGTCTACACCGCCCAGGGGTTCGAGTACGACTGGAACGGCGTGATCCTCGGTCCCGACCTGGTCTACCGCGGCGGAGGGCTGACCACCGTCCGCGCCGCCAGCAAGGACCCGGCGCTCAAGCCGCGCGGCGTGACCGACGAGGAGGCCGACAGGCTGATCCGCAACACCTACAAGGTGCTGCTCACCCGCGGCATGGCCGGGACCGCGATCTACTCCGTGGACGCGGAGACACAGGCTTTCCTCTGCGCCCTCCTGCGCTGA
- a CDS encoding DUF4132 domain-containing protein produces MTDEDSLLIPDSWRTVLYPRRGGVAGPGIELDATAPGALRQRVERRRSVLDALVAGTGAAPEIVDGLRAYLGGAADPLGAAAAVRVAFAEDEGPSGKWLRRIVDAWVGEHGVVFAARACVEFPLLVLEARRWSWKENAIVPFGLRFWSVTDATDGWFVELLVRMRAILAAADERDYQEAVRGLEGHRGTQLRRLVVSFLVPTRRDWVEECLAEPPGRDWIGLLWCSIGGEQARRLKGTLPYLTGHTVPAVVATVVEGAGTAVVPALVQAVDADPSGGPDRVCLLEALGVLPCDEAFGALVARMGQKHVLPALTQAMERFPARALRLLAEAVSASKDARAKGLLTWHLKTHPEVVGRVLPELPDRQQALVEAMLAAEERVEEAPAEALPRLLVEPPWKRRKARRKPVVVAGLAPAGERDLVWAPGERDAWRNTFSRGYGRWFPADSDWAAQVRLARAKPEGREIGHLIAEGPEEMVRPLIGEWRRDGKAWDADDGRWLRAAVARHGFDALPVALEAARANPAGCGKLLLPYLDGEVAELMAGWLGRLKSARHIAVAWFGRHGAAGARWLVPAALGAGPERRDAERALLLVGGDTGAETIVDRVRDDHGAEAADAIGALLATDPLDILPARVPKTPAWADPAVLPQVLLEGRVHALPDDAAAHLVTMLAMSKPGDVYAGLEVVREVCDAESLAEFAWALFERWRAYGEPSRDAWAMNQLALLGNDRTVRALTPVIRAWPGQGGHRKAVAGLDVLAGIGTDVALMHLHGLTKRLKFKGLKARVQEKIQDVAAERGLTPAQLADRMVPDFGLGPDGSMILDYGPRRFVVGFDEQLNPYVSDEDGTRRKLLPRPGAKDDPKLAPVAQQRFTALKKEVRAVAEEQIRRLEAAMTDRRRWSPAEFRDLFAAHPLLWHIARRLVWLAEDGGKSAAFRLAEDRSLADVDDAVFTLAESARVGVAHPLDLGDRLGDWSQAFQDYELMQPFEQLDRTVHALTPEERESTRLKRFEGLDVPSGRMPGLRRRGWRRHDDHGVYLDGCAYRQVAPDLYVVVDMTPVVGSTGTYRNQKTTHVWVGRRPGDYDPARRPPLPFGEVPPAAASEVLAALIELTEPPER; encoded by the coding sequence ATGACGGACGAAGACAGCCTCCTGATCCCCGACTCCTGGCGGACGGTTCTGTATCCGCGGCGGGGCGGGGTGGCCGGGCCCGGGATCGAGCTTGACGCGACCGCGCCCGGGGCGCTCAGGCAGCGGGTGGAGCGGCGGCGGTCCGTGCTCGACGCCCTGGTGGCGGGGACGGGGGCCGCGCCGGAGATCGTGGACGGGCTGCGCGCGTACCTGGGCGGGGCGGCGGATCCGCTGGGGGCCGCGGCGGCGGTGCGGGTCGCGTTCGCCGAGGACGAGGGGCCGTCCGGTAAGTGGCTTCGGCGGATCGTGGACGCCTGGGTCGGGGAGCACGGGGTGGTGTTCGCCGCGCGCGCGTGCGTGGAGTTCCCCCTGCTGGTGCTCGAGGCGCGGAGGTGGAGCTGGAAGGAGAACGCGATCGTCCCGTTCGGGCTGCGGTTCTGGTCCGTGACCGACGCGACGGACGGGTGGTTCGTCGAGCTGCTGGTGCGGATGCGCGCGATCCTGGCCGCCGCGGACGAGCGGGACTACCAGGAGGCGGTCAGGGGGCTGGAGGGGCATCGGGGGACGCAGTTGCGGCGCCTGGTGGTGTCGTTCCTGGTGCCGACGCGGCGGGACTGGGTGGAGGAGTGCCTCGCCGAGCCGCCCGGTAGGGACTGGATCGGGCTGCTGTGGTGCTCGATCGGCGGTGAGCAGGCGCGGCGGCTGAAGGGGACGCTGCCGTACCTGACCGGGCACACCGTCCCGGCGGTCGTGGCCACGGTCGTGGAGGGCGCCGGGACGGCGGTCGTGCCGGCGCTGGTCCAGGCGGTGGACGCCGATCCGTCGGGCGGGCCTGATCGGGTGTGCCTTCTCGAGGCGCTGGGTGTGCTGCCCTGTGACGAGGCTTTCGGGGCGTTGGTGGCGAGGATGGGGCAGAAGCATGTCCTGCCCGCCCTGACCCAGGCGATGGAACGGTTCCCGGCCCGGGCGCTGAGGCTGCTGGCCGAGGCCGTGAGCGCCTCCAAGGACGCCCGTGCGAAGGGGCTGCTGACCTGGCACCTGAAGACCCATCCGGAGGTCGTCGGCAGGGTCCTCCCGGAACTGCCCGACAGGCAGCAGGCCCTCGTCGAGGCCATGCTGGCAGCGGAGGAGCGGGTCGAGGAGGCTCCCGCGGAGGCGCTGCCTCGGCTGCTGGTGGAGCCGCCGTGGAAGCGCAGGAAGGCGCGGAGGAAGCCCGTGGTCGTGGCGGGCCTGGCACCGGCCGGCGAACGGGACCTGGTCTGGGCGCCGGGTGAACGGGATGCGTGGCGGAACACCTTCTCCCGCGGTTACGGGCGCTGGTTCCCCGCCGATTCCGACTGGGCGGCGCAGGTCAGGCTGGCCCGGGCCAAGCCGGAGGGGCGGGAGATCGGTCACCTGATCGCCGAGGGCCCCGAGGAGATGGTGCGGCCGCTGATCGGGGAGTGGAGGCGGGACGGCAAGGCGTGGGACGCCGACGACGGGCGCTGGCTGCGTGCCGCCGTGGCCCGCCACGGGTTCGACGCGCTGCCGGTGGCGCTGGAGGCCGCGCGGGCCAATCCCGCGGGGTGCGGCAAGCTGTTGCTGCCCTACCTCGACGGCGAGGTGGCGGAGCTGATGGCGGGCTGGCTGGGCCGGCTGAAGTCGGCCCGGCACATCGCGGTCGCCTGGTTCGGCCGGCACGGGGCGGCGGGGGCCCGGTGGCTCGTTCCGGCGGCTCTGGGGGCGGGGCCCGAGCGCCGGGACGCCGAACGCGCGCTGCTTCTCGTCGGCGGGGACACCGGCGCGGAAACGATCGTGGACCGGGTCCGGGACGACCACGGGGCGGAGGCCGCGGACGCGATCGGCGCGCTGCTGGCGACCGACCCGCTGGACATCCTCCCGGCCCGTGTCCCGAAGACGCCCGCCTGGGCCGACCCGGCGGTGCTCCCGCAGGTCCTGCTGGAAGGCCGCGTCCACGCCCTGCCCGACGACGCCGCCGCGCATCTGGTCACCATGCTGGCCATGTCCAAGCCCGGGGACGTGTACGCGGGGCTGGAGGTGGTCAGGGAGGTGTGCGACGCGGAGTCGCTGGCCGAGTTCGCGTGGGCGCTCTTCGAACGCTGGCGGGCCTACGGGGAACCGTCCCGGGACGCGTGGGCGATGAACCAGCTGGCCCTGCTCGGCAACGACCGTACGGTGCGCGCGCTGACCCCGGTGATCCGGGCCTGGCCGGGGCAGGGCGGTCACCGCAAGGCCGTCGCCGGGCTGGACGTCCTGGCCGGGATCGGGACCGACGTGGCGCTGATGCACCTGCACGGCCTCACCAAGAGGCTCAAGTTCAAGGGCCTCAAGGCGCGCGTCCAGGAGAAGATCCAGGACGTGGCCGCCGAGCGCGGGCTGACCCCCGCGCAGCTGGCCGACCGGATGGTCCCCGACTTCGGGCTCGGCCCCGACGGCAGCATGATCCTCGACTACGGGCCGCGCCGCTTCGTGGTGGGCTTCGACGAGCAGCTCAACCCGTACGTCAGCGACGAGGACGGGACGCGCCGCAAGCTGCTGCCCCGGCCCGGCGCCAAGGACGACCCCAAGCTGGCGCCCGTTGCGCAGCAGCGTTTCACCGCCCTGAAGAAGGAGGTGCGGGCCGTCGCGGAGGAGCAGATCCGGCGGCTGGAGGCGGCCATGACCGACCGGCGCCGGTGGTCGCCGGCCGAGTTCCGGGACCTCTTCGCCGCCCACCCCCTGCTCTGGCACATCGCGCGGCGGCTGGTGTGGCTGGCCGAGGACGGCGGCAAGTCCGCCGCGTTCCGCCTGGCCGAGGACCGGTCGCTCGCCGACGTGGACGACGCGGTGTTCACCCTGGCGGAGTCGGCACGGGTCGGCGTGGCGCATCCGCTGGACCTGGGTGACCGGCTGGGGGACTGGTCGCAGGCCTTCCAGGACTACGAGCTCATGCAGCCGTTCGAGCAGCTCGACCGCACGGTGCACGCGCTGACCCCGGAGGAGCGGGAGAGCACCCGCCTGAAGCGGTTCGAGGGCCTGGACGTGCCCTCGGGAAGGATGCCCGGCCTGAGACGGCGAGGCTGGCGGCGGCACGACGACCACGGCGTCTACCTCGACGGCTGCGCCTACCGGCAGGTCGCCCCCGACCTGTACGTCGTGGTCGACATGACCCCCGTCGTCGGGTCCACCGGCACCTACCGGAACCAGAAGACCACGCATGTGTGGGTGGGACGGCGGCCGGGGGACTACGACCCCGCCCGGCGGCCCCCGCTGCCCTTCGGCGAAGTGCCGCCGGCGGCCGCGTCGGAGGTCCTGGCCGCCCTCATCGAGCTGACCGAGCCCCCTGAACGATGA